The following proteins come from a genomic window of Enterobacter chengduensis:
- the glgP gene encoding glycogen phosphorylase, producing the protein MNAPFSYSSPTLSVEALKHSIAYKLMFTIGKDPVIANKHEWLNATLFAVRDRLVERWLRSNRAQLSQETRQVYYLSMEFLIGRTLSNALLSLGIYDDVKTALEEMGLDLEELIDEENDPGLGNGGLGRLAACFLDSLATLALPGRGYGIRYDYGMFKQNIVDGRQKESPDYWLEYGNPWEFKRHNTRYKVRFGGRIQQEGKKSRWVETEEILAVAYDQIIPGYDTDATNTLRLWSAQASSEINLGKFNQGDYFAAVEDKNHSENVSRVLYPDDSTYSGRELRLRQEYFLVSATIQDILSRHHQLHKTYANLAEKTAIHLNDTHPVLSIPELMRLLIDEHKFSWDDAFEVTCQVFSYTNHTLMSEALETWPVDMLGKILPRHLQIIFEINDYFLKTLQEQYPNDTGLLSRASIIDESNGRRVRMAWLAVVISHKVNGVSGLHSNLMVQSLFADFAKIFPTRFCNVTNGVTPRRWLALANQPLSEVLDENIGRTWRTDLSQLSELEQHIDFPTVNKAVREAKLLNKKRLAVWLAMHLNVVANPKALFDVQIKRIHEYKRQLMNVLHVITHYNRIKADPTAEWVPRVKIFAGKAASAYYMAKHIIHLINDVAKVVNQDPDIGDKLKVVFIPNYSVSLAQLIIPAADLSEQISTAGTEASGTSNMKFALNGALTIGTLDGANVEMLEHVGEENIFIFGNTTEEVEALRRKGYSPRQYYEEDEELRQVLTQIATGVFSPDEPSRYRDLVDSLINFGDHYQVLADYRSYVDCQDKVDELYRQPEKWTSAAMYNIANMGYFSSDRTIKEYADTIWHIDPVRL; encoded by the coding sequence ATGAACGCTCCATTTAGCTACTCTTCACCCACGCTCAGCGTTGAGGCGTTAAAGCACTCCATCGCCTACAAGCTGATGTTCACCATCGGGAAAGATCCGGTCATCGCCAACAAGCACGAGTGGCTGAACGCCACCCTGTTTGCGGTGCGCGACCGTTTAGTTGAACGCTGGCTGCGCTCAAACCGCGCCCAGCTCTCGCAGGAAACGCGTCAGGTTTACTACCTGTCGATGGAATTTTTGATTGGCCGCACGCTGTCCAACGCGCTGCTGTCGCTCGGCATTTACGACGACGTCAAAACCGCCCTGGAAGAGATGGGGCTGGATTTAGAAGAGCTGATTGACGAAGAGAACGACCCGGGCCTCGGCAACGGCGGCCTGGGACGTCTTGCCGCCTGCTTCCTCGACTCGCTGGCGACGCTGGCGCTGCCGGGCCGCGGCTACGGCATTCGCTACGACTACGGCATGTTCAAGCAGAACATCGTCGACGGGCGGCAGAAAGAGTCCCCGGACTACTGGCTGGAGTACGGCAACCCGTGGGAGTTCAAGCGCCACAACACGCGCTACAAGGTGCGCTTTGGCGGGCGTATTCAGCAGGAAGGAAAAAAATCCCGCTGGGTGGAAACGGAAGAAATCCTGGCCGTGGCCTACGACCAGATCATCCCCGGCTATGACACCGACGCCACCAACACGCTGCGCCTGTGGAGCGCCCAGGCGAGTAGCGAAATTAACCTCGGTAAATTCAACCAGGGGGACTACTTTGCGGCAGTGGAAGATAAAAACCACTCCGAGAACGTCTCCCGCGTGCTGTATCCGGACGACTCGACCTACTCCGGCCGCGAGCTGCGCCTGCGTCAGGAGTATTTCCTCGTTTCGGCGACGATTCAGGACATCCTCAGCCGCCACCACCAGCTGCACAAAACCTACGCCAACCTGGCGGAGAAAACCGCGATCCACCTTAACGACACCCATCCGGTGCTCTCTATTCCCGAGCTGATGCGCCTGCTGATCGACGAGCATAAGTTCAGCTGGGATGACGCCTTTGAGGTGACCTGTCAGGTGTTCTCGTACACCAACCACACGCTGATGAGCGAGGCGCTGGAGACGTGGCCGGTGGATATGCTCGGCAAAATCCTGCCGCGCCATCTGCAGATTATCTTTGAGATTAACGACTACTTCCTCAAGACCCTGCAGGAGCAGTATCCGAACGATACCGGGCTGCTGAGCCGCGCGTCCATCATTGATGAATCGAACGGACGCCGCGTGCGCATGGCCTGGCTGGCGGTCGTCATCAGCCACAAGGTCAACGGCGTGTCCGGGCTCCACTCGAACCTGATGGTGCAGTCGCTGTTTGCGGACTTCGCGAAGATCTTCCCGACGCGGTTCTGCAACGTGACCAACGGCGTCACCCCGCGCCGCTGGCTGGCGCTGGCCAACCAGCCGCTCTCCGAGGTGCTGGACGAAAATATTGGCCGCACCTGGCGTACCGACCTGAGCCAGCTGAGCGAGCTGGAACAGCATATTGATTTCCCGACGGTGAACAAGGCCGTGCGCGAAGCCAAGCTGCTGAACAAAAAGCGTCTGGCGGTCTGGCTGGCGATGCACCTCAACGTGGTGGCAAACCCGAAAGCGCTGTTCGACGTGCAGATCAAACGCATCCACGAGTACAAGCGTCAGCTGATGAACGTGCTGCACGTGATCACCCATTACAACCGCATCAAGGCCGATCCGACGGCCGAATGGGTGCCGCGCGTGAAGATCTTCGCCGGCAAGGCGGCGTCGGCCTACTACATGGCGAAGCACATCATTCATCTCATCAACGACGTGGCGAAGGTGGTCAACCAGGATCCGGACATTGGCGACAAGCTGAAGGTGGTCTTCATTCCAAACTACAGCGTCAGCCTGGCGCAGCTGATCATCCCGGCGGCGGATCTCTCTGAGCAGATTTCCACGGCGGGGACGGAAGCGTCCGGCACCAGTAACATGAAGTTTGCCCTTAACGGCGCGCTGACCATCGGCACGCTTGACGGGGCGAACGTCGAGATGCTGGAGCACGTGGGCGAAGAAAATATCTTTATCTTCGGTAATACGACGGAAGAGGTGGAGGCGCTGCGCAGGAAAGGCTACTCGCCGCGTCAGTATTACGAAGAGGATGAAGAGTTGCGCCAGGTGCTGACGCAGATCGCGACCGGCGTGTTTAGCCCTGATGAACCGAGCCGCTATCGCGATCTGGTCGATTCGCTGATTAACTTTGGCGATCACTACCAGGTGCTGGCGGATTACCGCAGCTACGTGGACTGTCAGGACAAGGTGGACGAGCTGTATCGCCAGCCGGAGAAGTGGACCAGCGCCGCGATGTATAACATCGCCAATATGGGCTATTTCTCGTCAGACAGGACCATCAAGGAGTATGCCGATACGATCTGGCATATTGATCCGGTGAGGCTGTAA
- the glgA gene encoding glycogen synthase GlgA produces the protein MQVLHVCSEMFPLLKTGGLADVLGALPAAQIAGGVDTRVLLPAFPDIRRGIPDAKVVTRRETFAGRITLLFGHYNGVGIYLIDAPHLYDRPGSPYHDTNLFAYTDNVLRFALLGWVGAEMATGLDPFWRPNVVHAHDWHAGLAPAYLAARGHPAKSVFTVHNLAYQGMYYAHHMNDIDLPWSFYNMHGLEFNGQISFLKAGLYYADHITAVSPTYAREITQPAFGYGMEGLLQQRHREGRLSGILNGVDEQIWSPETDLLLAARYGRDSVEDKAENKRQLQIAMGLKVNDKVPLFAVVSRLTSQKGLDLVLEALPGLLEQGGQLALLGAGDPVLQEGFLAAAAEHPGQVGVQIGYHEAFSHRIMGGADVILVPSRFEPCGLTQLYGLKYGTLPLVRRTGGLADTVSDSSLENLADGIASGFVFEDSNAWSLLRAIRRAFVLWSRPSLWRYVQRQAMSMDFSWHVAAQSYRDLYQRLM, from the coding sequence ATGCAGGTTTTACACGTATGTTCTGAGATGTTCCCGTTGTTAAAAACGGGCGGTCTGGCAGATGTTCTGGGTGCATTACCGGCAGCGCAAATCGCCGGAGGCGTGGATACCCGAGTCCTGCTGCCCGCCTTTCCGGATATCCGGCGCGGCATTCCTGATGCAAAGGTTGTGACCCGCCGTGAAACGTTTGCCGGACGCATTACCCTGCTGTTTGGACATTACAATGGCGTAGGGATTTACCTGATTGACGCGCCGCACCTGTACGACCGACCGGGCAGCCCGTATCACGATACGAACCTGTTCGCCTACACCGATAACGTGCTGCGCTTTGCGCTGCTCGGCTGGGTCGGCGCTGAAATGGCGACGGGGCTGGATCCGTTCTGGCGCCCGAACGTGGTGCACGCGCATGACTGGCACGCCGGGCTTGCCCCGGCGTATCTCGCCGCGCGCGGCCACCCGGCCAAATCGGTCTTCACCGTGCATAACCTGGCGTACCAGGGGATGTACTACGCGCACCATATGAATGACATCGATCTGCCATGGTCGTTCTATAACATGCACGGGCTGGAGTTCAACGGGCAGATCTCGTTCCTGAAAGCCGGGCTCTATTACGCCGATCACATCACGGCGGTCAGCCCAACCTATGCGCGAGAAATCACCCAGCCGGCGTTTGGCTACGGCATGGAAGGGTTGCTGCAGCAGCGCCATCGGGAAGGCCGCCTGTCGGGCATTCTGAACGGCGTGGATGAACAGATCTGGAGCCCGGAAACCGATCTCCTGCTGGCGGCGCGCTATGGCCGTGATTCCGTGGAAGACAAAGCGGAAAACAAACGCCAGCTGCAGATTGCGATGGGTCTGAAGGTTAACGACAAAGTGCCGCTGTTTGCGGTGGTCAGCCGCCTGACCAGCCAGAAAGGGCTGGATCTGGTGCTGGAGGCGCTGCCCGGTTTGCTGGAGCAGGGGGGACAGCTGGCGCTGCTTGGCGCGGGCGACCCGGTGCTGCAGGAAGGTTTCCTTGCCGCCGCCGCGGAACACCCGGGGCAGGTGGGCGTGCAGATTGGCTACCACGAGGCGTTCTCGCACCGCATCATGGGCGGCGCGGACGTCATCCTGGTGCCCAGCCGCTTCGAACCCTGCGGCCTGACGCAGCTTTACGGCCTGAAATACGGCACGCTGCCGTTGGTGCGCCGCACGGGCGGGCTGGCGGATACCGTATCCGACAGCTCTCTGGAAAACCTGGCGGACGGTATCGCCAGCGGGTTTGTCTTTGAGGACAGTAATGCCTGGTCGCTGCTTCGGGCGATTCGGCGTGCGTTCGTCTTGTGGTCCCGACCATCGCTCTGGCGTTACGTTCAGCGTCAGGCGATGTCCATGGACTTTAGCTGGCACGTCGCGGCGCAGTCGTACCGCGATCTCTATCAACGCTTGATGTAA
- the glgC gene encoding glucose-1-phosphate adenylyltransferase: MVRLEKNDPLMLARQLPLKTVALILAGGRGTRLKDLTIKRAKPAVHFGGKFRIIDFALSNCLNSGIRRIGVITQYQSHTLVQHIQRGWSFFSEEMNEFVDLLPAQQRVHGENWYRGTADAVTQNLDIIRRYSAEYIVILAGDHIYKQDYSHMLIDHVEKGARCTVACLPVPVAEATAFGVMHVDADDKIIDFVEKPANPPTMPGDDTKSLASMGIYVFDADYLYELLEEDDKDENSSHDFGKDIIPKITQAGMAYAHPFPLSCVQSDPNAEPYWRDVGTLEAYWKANLDLASVTPELDMYDQNWPIRTHMESLPPAKFVQDRSGSHGMTLNSLVSGGCIISGSVVVQSVLFPRVRINSFCNIDSAVLLPDVWVGRSCRLRRCVIDRACVIPEGMVIGENAEEDARRFYRSEEGIVLVTREMLRKLQIKQER, translated from the coding sequence ATGGTTAGATTAGAGAAGAACGATCCCTTAATGTTGGCACGCCAGCTACCCTTAAAAACGGTTGCCCTGATACTTGCGGGCGGGCGTGGTACCCGCCTGAAAGATTTGACCATCAAGCGCGCCAAACCGGCCGTTCACTTTGGTGGTAAGTTCCGTATCATCGATTTTGCCCTCTCCAACTGCCTGAACTCGGGCATTCGCCGCATTGGCGTCATTACGCAGTATCAGTCGCACACCCTGGTGCAGCATATTCAGCGCGGCTGGTCATTCTTCAGCGAGGAGATGAACGAGTTTGTCGATCTCCTGCCTGCTCAGCAGCGCGTTCACGGCGAGAACTGGTATCGCGGGACGGCGGATGCGGTGACCCAGAACCTCGACATCATTCGTCGCTATAGCGCGGAATACATTGTCATCCTCGCCGGGGACCACATCTACAAGCAAGATTACTCCCACATGCTGATCGACCATGTCGAAAAAGGGGCGCGCTGCACCGTGGCGTGTCTGCCGGTGCCCGTTGCCGAGGCGACGGCGTTTGGCGTGATGCACGTGGATGCCGACGATAAAATCATCGACTTCGTTGAAAAACCGGCGAACCCGCCAACCATGCCGGGCGATGACACCAAATCGCTCGCCAGCATGGGGATCTATGTCTTTGATGCAGATTATCTTTATGAGCTGCTGGAAGAAGACGACAAAGACGAAAACTCCAGCCACGACTTTGGCAAAGATATCATCCCGAAAATCACCCAGGCTGGCATGGCATATGCACATCCTTTCCCGCTGTCCTGCGTGCAGTCCGATCCGAACGCGGAGCCTTACTGGCGCGACGTGGGCACGCTGGAAGCGTACTGGAAAGCGAACCTCGACCTGGCGTCGGTCACGCCTGAGCTGGATATGTACGACCAGAACTGGCCGATTCGAACCCATATGGAATCCCTGCCGCCGGCCAAGTTCGTGCAGGATCGCTCCGGCAGCCACGGCATGACGCTGAACTCGCTGGTGTCCGGCGGGTGCATTATCTCCGGTTCGGTGGTGGTGCAGTCGGTGCTGTTCCCGCGCGTGCGGATAAATTCATTCTGTAATATCGATTCGGCAGTGTTATTGCCGGATGTCTGGGTAGGGCGCTCGTGTCGTCTGCGTCGTTGCGTGATCGACCGCGCCTGCGTCATCCCTGAGGGGATGGTCATCGGTGAAAACGCGGAAGAAGACGCGCGTCGTTTCTACCGTTCGGAAGAGGGGATCGTGTTAGTTACACGGGAAATGTTGCGGAAGCTGCAGATCAAACAGGAGCGATGA
- the glgX gene encoding glycogen debranching protein GlgX gives MTQLTAGHPEPLGARFDGKGVNFTLFSAHAERVELCVFDGEGNEHRYDLPARTGDTWHGYLAGGRPGMHYGFRVHGPWEPAQGHWFNPAKLLIDPCAHRVDGEFKDDPLFHVGYGEPDHRDSAPVVPKSVVVNDLYDWEDDAPPRTPWGNTVIYEAHVKGLTWLHPSIPKEMRGTYKALGHPTMIAYLKHLGITALELLPVAHFASEPRLQRLGLSNYWGYNPLGMFALEPRYAVHPEKAREEFRDAVKALHAAGIEVILDVVLNHSAESDLDGPTLSMRGIDNRSYYWIRQDGDYENWTGCGNTLNLSHPAVTHFAYECLKYWVETFHVDGFRFDLAPVMGRTPAFSQQAPLFEAIKNCPVLSQVKLIAEPWDIGEGGYQVGNFPPLFAEWNDHYRDAARRFWLERNLPLGEFAGRFAASSDLFKRDGKRPSATVNLVTAHDGFTLRDCVCFNQKHNEANGEENRDGTNNNHSFNHGIEGLGGSLDVIERRRASVHALLTTLLLSQGTPMLLAGDEHGHSQHGNNNAYCQDNTLTWLDWGEANSGLIHFTAALIHLRQQIPALTADRWWEEGDGNVRWLNKDAQPLSAQEWQHGVPRLQILLSDKWLVTLNATDDVAEIVLPDGEWRAVPPFAGADNPVVMAVWHGPAHGVCVFQR, from the coding sequence ATGACGCAGCTTACGGCAGGTCATCCCGAACCGCTCGGCGCGCGCTTTGACGGAAAGGGGGTCAATTTCACCCTCTTTTCCGCTCACGCTGAGCGGGTAGAGCTTTGCGTGTTTGATGGGGAAGGTAACGAGCACCGTTACGATCTCCCCGCGCGCACGGGGGATACCTGGCACGGCTATCTGGCCGGAGGACGGCCAGGCATGCACTATGGCTTTCGCGTACACGGCCCGTGGGAACCGGCGCAGGGTCACTGGTTTAACCCGGCGAAGCTGCTGATTGACCCGTGCGCGCACCGCGTCGATGGCGAGTTTAAAGACGACCCGCTCTTCCACGTGGGCTACGGCGAGCCCGACCACCGCGACAGCGCGCCCGTCGTGCCCAAAAGCGTGGTGGTGAACGATCTGTACGACTGGGAAGACGATGCTCCGCCGCGCACGCCGTGGGGCAATACCGTCATTTATGAAGCCCACGTCAAAGGGCTGACCTGGCTGCACCCGTCTATCCCTAAGGAGATGCGCGGCACCTATAAGGCGCTCGGGCATCCCACCATGATCGCCTACCTGAAACACCTCGGCATCACCGCCCTTGAACTGCTCCCCGTCGCCCATTTTGCCAGCGAACCGCGCCTGCAGCGGCTCGGGCTGAGCAACTACTGGGGCTATAACCCGCTGGGGATGTTCGCGCTCGAACCGCGCTATGCCGTACATCCGGAAAAGGCGCGGGAGGAGTTCCGCGATGCGGTAAAGGCGCTCCACGCGGCGGGCATTGAGGTCATTCTGGACGTGGTGCTGAACCACAGCGCTGAAAGCGATCTCGACGGCCCGACGCTCTCCATGCGCGGAATTGATAACCGTAGCTATTATTGGATCAGGCAGGATGGTGATTATGAGAACTGGACCGGCTGCGGCAACACGCTCAACCTCAGCCATCCGGCGGTCACGCATTTTGCTTATGAATGCCTGAAATACTGGGTAGAGACGTTCCACGTCGACGGTTTTCGTTTCGACCTGGCGCCGGTGATGGGGCGCACGCCAGCGTTCAGCCAGCAGGCGCCGCTGTTTGAGGCGATAAAAAACTGTCCGGTGCTCTCGCAGGTGAAGCTCATCGCGGAGCCGTGGGACATTGGAGAAGGTGGATATCAGGTCGGGAATTTCCCGCCGCTGTTTGCCGAGTGGAACGACCACTATCGCGATGCCGCGCGCCGCTTCTGGCTGGAACGGAATCTGCCGCTAGGGGAATTCGCCGGGCGCTTTGCCGCGTCCAGCGATCTCTTTAAGCGCGACGGCAAACGCCCGTCGGCCACCGTTAATCTGGTGACGGCGCACGACGGTTTTACGCTCAGGGACTGCGTTTGTTTCAATCAGAAACACAATGAGGCAAACGGCGAAGAGAATCGCGATGGGACTAACAATAACCATAGCTTTAACCATGGTATAGAAGGGTTAGGCGGAAGTCTGGATGTGATAGAGCGGCGACGCGCCAGCGTCCATGCGCTGCTGACCACGCTTTTATTGTCGCAGGGCACGCCGATGCTGCTGGCGGGCGATGAGCACGGTCACAGCCAGCACGGCAACAACAACGCCTATTGCCAGGATAACACCCTGACCTGGCTTGACTGGGGGGAGGCCAACAGCGGGTTGATCCATTTCACCGCCGCGCTGATCCACCTCCGCCAGCAGATCCCCGCCCTTACCGCCGATCGCTGGTGGGAAGAGGGGGACGGCAACGTTCGCTGGCTGAATAAAGACGCGCAACCGTTAAGCGCGCAAGAGTGGCAACACGGCGTCCCACGCCTGCAAATCCTGCTGTCGGATAAATGGCTGGTCACGCTGAACGCGACGGATGACGTCGCAGAGATTGTTTTACCTGACGGGGAGTGGCGCGCCGTTCCCCCCTTTGCCGGAGCGGATAATCCGGTAGTAATGGCTGTCTGGCACGGGCCTGCGCACGGAGTGTGCGTATTCCAAAGATGA